Proteins from a genomic interval of Pseudomonadota bacterium:
- the rnhA gene encoding ribonuclease HI, protein MTENNKNKTIHIYTDGACSGNPGPGGWGVYMQYNGHEKEMSGHEEHTTNNRMELTAVIEALNTLKKPCDILLHTDSTYVMKGATEWMEGWKKREWKNAAKKPVENRDLWELLDEAMQRHTITWKWVKGHAGNVGNEKADTLATDAIKKSKEEE, encoded by the coding sequence ATGACTGAAAATAATAAAAATAAAACCATTCATATCTATACAGATGGCGCATGCAGCGGTAACCCAGGCCCTGGTGGCTGGGGCGTTTACATGCAGTACAACGGCCACGAAAAAGAGATGAGCGGCCATGAAGAGCACACAACCAATAACCGTATGGAACTTACCGCGGTGATTGAAGCGCTCAACACACTGAAAAAACCTTGCGATATCCTTCTGCACACGGATTCAACATACGTAATGAAAGGTGCGACAGAATGGATGGAAGGCTGGAAGAAGCGTGAGTGGAAAAACGCTGCCAAAAAACCGGTTGAAAACCGTGACCTTTGGGAACTTCTTGATGAAGCGATGCAGCGCCATACCATTACATGGAAGTGGGTTAAAGGCCATGCGGGCAATGTCGGGAATGAGAAAGCTGACACGCTTGCGACGGACGCCATAAAAAAGAGTAAAGAAGAGGAATAA
- the gltX gene encoding glutamate--tRNA ligase, which translates to MTKPVKTRFAPSPTGMLHIGGARTALFSKLYAHHAGGEYVVRIEDTDRERSTEEAVQAIKDGLDWLGLGPDNGEYVFQTSLVKKHTEAAHKMLANGTAYKCFVTPEELDAMRKEAEERGEMPKYDGRHRNLSEEEIAAFEAEGKPFVVRIKIPESGSTAWEDDVQGRIEIANTQLDDFVLLRSDGTPTYNLAVVVDDAEMGITHVIRGDDHINNTPKQIHIYQNLGYDVPTFAHLPLIHGKDGKKLSKRTGSVDVMHYKDMGYLSTALNNYLMRLGWGMGDQEVISWDEAVTAFELTAVNKGASIFDFDKLDWLNGEYIKQMNNNDLFNKVKPFFELDGTPMPAAAADRVSKLMDALKPRARRLTDFVDVAQFCLFDGRPGLADAKAEEVLKAGMEHVNGLADALDMQDDWSEESLDGVVKTYVKESGAKFPAVGMPVRVALTGTTQAPSVGAILSALGKEESLKRLGHNL; encoded by the coding sequence ATGACAAAACCGGTTAAAACACGTTTTGCCCCTTCTCCAACAGGCATGCTGCACATTGGTGGTGCACGTACTGCGCTTTTTAGTAAGCTTTATGCACATCATGCTGGCGGTGAATACGTGGTCCGTATTGAAGACACTGACCGTGAACGCAGTACTGAAGAAGCCGTACAAGCCATTAAAGATGGCCTAGACTGGCTTGGCCTTGGCCCAGATAACGGTGAGTACGTTTTCCAAACATCTCTTGTAAAAAAGCACACTGAAGCAGCGCATAAAATGCTGGCGAACGGTACAGCTTACAAATGCTTTGTCACACCTGAAGAACTCGACGCCATGCGTAAAGAAGCAGAAGAGCGTGGTGAAATGCCGAAATACGACGGTCGTCACCGTAACCTAAGCGAAGAAGAAATCGCTGCATTTGAAGCAGAAGGGAAACCTTTTGTTGTGCGTATTAAGATCCCTGAAAGTGGTAGCACGGCTTGGGAAGATGACGTACAGGGCCGCATTGAAATTGCCAACACACAGCTAGATGACTTTGTTCTTCTCCGTAGCGATGGCACACCAACATACAACCTTGCTGTGGTTGTTGACGATGCTGAAATGGGCATTACACACGTGATTCGTGGTGATGACCATATTAACAATACGCCAAAGCAAATCCACATTTACCAAAATCTTGGTTACGATGTACCAACATTTGCGCACCTGCCGCTTATCCACGGTAAGGACGGTAAAAAGCTTTCTAAGCGTACAGGTTCGGTTGATGTCATGCACTACAAAGACATGGGTTACCTATCTACAGCTCTTAACAATTACCTGATGCGCCTTGGTTGGGGTATGGGTGATCAAGAAGTGATTTCATGGGATGAAGCCGTTACAGCATTTGAGCTTACAGCTGTCAACAAAGGTGCGTCTATCTTTGATTTTGATAAGCTAGACTGGCTCAACGGTGAGTACATCAAACAAATGAATAACAACGACTTATTCAACAAAGTAAAACCATTTTTTGAGCTTGACGGTACACCAATGCCAGCAGCAGCTGCTGACCGTGTCAGCAAGCTTATGGACGCCCTTAAGCCACGTGCACGTCGCCTGACTGACTTTGTCGATGTGGCTCAGTTTTGCCTATTTGATGGCCGCCCAGGCCTTGCTGATGCGAAAGCGGAAGAAGTTCTTAAAGCGGGTATGGAACACGTTAACGGCCTTGCTGATGCTCTAGACATGCAAGACGACTGGAGCGAAGAGTCTCTAGACGGCGTTGTAAAAACATACGTGAAAGAATCAGGCGCCAAGTTCCCTGCTGTGGGTATGCCAGTACGTGTGGCTCTGACAGGCACAACACAGGCACCAAGCGTTGGTGCTATCCTCAGTGCTCTTGGCAAAGAGGAAAGCCTAAAACGCCTTGGCCATAACCTATAA
- a CDS encoding phosphotransferase, with protein MAVIHNIQDTKIKAETEALYGLDVHSIAPIPEGSENSNYLLATSEGEFVLTLFAEHYCEAQLEPRTHIMPFLALNGMAVPAIVPSQDGGYLTKIAGELAVLQPKLIGHHITEAEIEREHVRAMATHLAMQHCLPVPDDMKTLTHEYSLKKMHGFMKEIEDFDHPHKEAVEAAKASLEKLSTKTFKSPLAISHADLFPDNTLFSNGTTLTGVIDWWMACPLPCLLDLAIVANAWCWDEEHKEPHITFMDSLEDTYRVLSMLPYELWKEEWPLMLEFAALIFVVMRLRNPVMGKAQEILDAKPVDPWLSRLLYWQEHNKDL; from the coding sequence ATGGCTGTGATACATAACATTCAAGACACAAAAATTAAGGCAGAGACAGAAGCGCTCTATGGCCTTGATGTGCACTCTATTGCCCCGATTCCAGAGGGCAGCGAGAACTCGAATTACCTCCTTGCAACAAGCGAAGGTGAATTTGTTTTAACCCTGTTTGCAGAACACTACTGCGAAGCACAGCTTGAACCTCGTACACATATTATGCCTTTCCTGGCGCTCAATGGCATGGCCGTGCCTGCTATTGTACCGTCACAAGACGGCGGCTACCTCACAAAGATTGCTGGTGAGCTTGCTGTGCTTCAGCCAAAGTTGATTGGTCATCATATTACAGAAGCAGAGATTGAGCGTGAGCACGTACGTGCTATGGCCACTCACCTTGCTATGCAGCACTGCCTGCCTGTACCAGATGATATGAAGACCCTCACTCATGAATATAGCCTGAAGAAGATGCACGGCTTCATGAAAGAGATTGAAGACTTTGATCACCCTCATAAAGAGGCGGTTGAAGCAGCTAAAGCTTCACTCGAGAAGCTCAGCACAAAAACATTTAAATCTCCACTGGCTATTAGCCACGCGGATCTCTTCCCAGATAATACGCTCTTTTCTAATGGCACAACGCTTACAGGCGTGATTGACTGGTGGATGGCTTGCCCTCTTCCTTGCCTGCTTGACCTTGCTATTGTTGCCAACGCATGGTGCTGGGATGAAGAGCACAAAGAACCACACATTACGTTTATGGACTCTCTAGAAGATACATACCGCGTACTCAGTATGCTGCCTTACGAACTCTGGAAAGAAGAATGGCCGCTCATGCTTGAATTTGCTGCTCTGATCTTTGTAGTCATGCGCCTAAGAAACCCTGTTATGGGCAAAGCACAAGAGATTCTAGATGCCAAACCTGTAGATCCGTGGCTTAGCCGCCTGCTCTACTGGCAGGAACATAATAAAGACTTATAA
- a CDS encoding ribonuclease III domain-containing protein has product MDLEEFQNKLGYTFKNPDLLSTALERGATNEPTMSVALEHIGDAIVSLVVRELLTALYGNRKQDYYERLVNNHTMALIARRIPLQAASRAFCQYEYYLINKSIANLLEAVIGALYQDGGLLPAQDLIWRIFPFQGVLVHDFVPPEIKGKKNAENRLREFENSKFLIKDAYEASPFKRSIDYHVDMAQRKDANFSPGMLYFELEMAHKWDTLFMPNDIVKQAHEAYGPPVSLQKETDVIS; this is encoded by the coding sequence TTGGACTTAGAAGAATTCCAAAACAAACTCGGGTACACCTTCAAAAACCCTGATCTTCTTTCTACCGCACTAGAACGCGGCGCGACCAACGAGCCAACCATGTCGGTTGCGCTTGAGCACATTGGTGACGCTATCGTTTCGCTTGTGGTCCGAGAACTACTCACAGCACTGTATGGCAACCGTAAACAAGACTACTATGAACGCCTTGTGAACAACCATACCATGGCCCTGATTGCCCGCCGCATTCCACTGCAAGCCGCTTCTAGGGCATTTTGCCAGTACGAGTATTACCTGATCAACAAAAGCATTGCCAACCTGCTAGAAGCAGTTATTGGTGCGCTCTATCAAGATGGTGGCCTCCTGCCCGCACAAGACCTGATTTGGCGCATCTTTCCCTTCCAAGGGGTTCTGGTGCATGACTTTGTCCCACCTGAGATCAAAGGAAAGAAAAACGCTGAAAACCGCCTTCGTGAGTTTGAAAACTCAAAGTTTCTCATCAAAGATGCTTACGAAGCCTCCCCCTTCAAACGCTCTATTGACTATCACGTTGATATGGCGCAACGCAAAGATGCAAACTTCTCCCCCGGCATGCTCTATTTTGAACTAGAAATGGCGCATAAATGGGATACGCTTTTCATGCCGAATGACATTGTCAAGCAAGCACATGAGGCCTATGGCCCGCCCGTCTCTCTCCAAAAAGAAACAGACGTAATCTCTTGA
- a CDS encoding ComEC/Rec2 family competence protein, whose amino-acid sequence MPSILNILKVTKTPLICAVLLLLGVSVAMQLEGMVTYKSPLGALFISLGMLIRFWREEALYAVALTFALTSTLFHLSFQPQPPESLSDRTLWAHGIVKSISERSNGRYNVWLEEPRLFTHLGTVDVPSARLSVAANQVSVLKVGEGASIQGKAFAPEAMKEGDTFDAIGYARFYGPTLRGYGQGLISNSSLLESAPARDVGFIKLTYWKIRQGFYDLVKSRTSGEGGALLTALMTGHRDGVSYETKNAFRTAGLSHLLAISGLHLALVTGLAYFGLRRMIGFHPKIINRINTQKWAAVPALILCIAYMLMAGASLPTVRASVVLGLLLTAILINHNANPLRLLCVAVWVVVALWPYSVAGPSFQMSFVAAFALMLFSRVGYKEHYHWSMGWWHMPFGYMKGVFIGSLIAALATMPFVAWHFGTVSLLGLFANLVAVPLTGLIILPMALLAVVLMPLGLDAPFWWMAQWGAELLIGWSYWIETIPFGVFDISRERVILLALISVLGLLSLPLKKALAKRKYLRYSGAEQ is encoded by the coding sequence ATGCCAAGCATACTCAACATTCTCAAAGTCACCAAAACACCGCTCATTTGTGCGGTCTTACTGCTGCTGGGTGTGAGTGTGGCTATGCAGCTAGAAGGGATGGTAACTTATAAGTCCCCATTGGGAGCTTTGTTTATTTCTCTAGGAATGCTCATTCGCTTTTGGAGAGAAGAGGCACTTTACGCTGTGGCGCTCACCTTTGCGCTCACCAGTACGCTATTTCATCTTTCTTTTCAACCTCAGCCGCCAGAGAGCTTAAGTGATCGTACACTCTGGGCACACGGTATTGTGAAGAGTATTTCTGAGCGTTCGAATGGCCGCTATAACGTATGGTTAGAAGAGCCTCGCTTGTTTACACATCTCGGTACAGTGGATGTGCCATCTGCACGCCTCAGTGTGGCGGCAAATCAGGTCTCAGTTTTAAAGGTGGGTGAGGGCGCCAGTATTCAAGGCAAAGCCTTTGCACCAGAAGCGATGAAAGAAGGCGACACGTTTGACGCTATTGGTTATGCACGTTTTTATGGCCCTACACTCAGAGGCTATGGCCAAGGGCTTATTTCAAATTCATCACTCTTAGAAAGTGCACCTGCAAGAGATGTTGGCTTTATAAAACTTACATACTGGAAAATTCGCCAAGGCTTTTACGATCTTGTGAAATCTCGCACATCAGGCGAGGGTGGTGCACTACTTACAGCGCTTATGACAGGTCACCGCGATGGTGTCTCTTATGAAACCAAAAATGCATTTCGTACCGCAGGGCTTTCACACCTGCTTGCCATTTCAGGTTTGCACCTTGCTTTGGTTACTGGGCTTGCCTACTTTGGCCTGCGCCGTATGATTGGTTTCCATCCTAAAATTATTAACCGCATCAATACACAAAAGTGGGCCGCTGTGCCTGCACTTATTTTGTGTATCGCTTATATGCTGATGGCGGGAGCAAGTTTGCCAACAGTGCGTGCAAGTGTGGTGCTTGGGCTGCTTTTAACAGCTATTCTGATTAACCATAATGCCAACCCGCTGCGTCTGCTTTGTGTCGCTGTTTGGGTGGTCGTTGCACTGTGGCCTTACAGTGTGGCAGGCCCGTCTTTCCAGATGAGTTTTGTGGCAGCGTTTGCCTTAATGCTGTTTTCTCGTGTGGGATATAAAGAACATTATCACTGGAGCATGGGCTGGTGGCATATGCCGTTTGGTTATATGAAAGGCGTATTTATTGGGAGCCTTATTGCAGCTTTGGCCACAATGCCGTTTGTGGCTTGGCATTTTGGTACGGTGAGCCTGCTTGGTTTGTTTGCAAACCTTGTAGCAGTACCGCTCACAGGTCTTATTATTCTACCAATGGCGTTACTGGCTGTGGTGCTGATGCCGCTTGGTTTAGATGCACCGTTTTGGTGGATGGCTCAGTGGGGGGCTGAGCTTCTGATTGGATGGTCGTACTGGATAGAAACCATTCCGTTCGGGGTGTTTGATATCTCGCGAGAGCGTGTCATTTTATTGGCTCTGATAAGCGTGCTCGGCTTGCTTTCACTTCCGCTTAAAAAGGCACTCGCAAAACGTAAATACTTGCGTTACAGTGGCGCTGAACAATAA
- a CDS encoding bi-domain-containing oxidoreductase — translation MKQVVQQIRTGKTELADVPPPSLGRGEVLVATEASLISAGTEKMLIDFANKSALGKAKERPDLVSKVVDKMQRDGLFSTMNAVYAQLEQPLPLGYSAAGRVIAVSEDMKHLYKEGDRVAVAGAGLANHAEINAIPKNLVVPVPENVSFEHASFATLTSIAMHGFRSAKPQLGDTILVMGLGLVGQLAAQIARASGAKVFAVDYDKGRIDIAKECGIEAAHSLEDGNLDDKVSSFTKGKGFDKVLICAATDSSRPIEQAATWARDRADIVLIGKTGTTLPHRDFMQKELNFVVSRSYGPGRYDPNYEQKGQDYPIGYVRWTERENLAEAIRLMETGDLKIAPLMSHTYPIEEAEEAYEVVVNKSVPQLGVVLTYGRSDSARSTPKVTLQPTATATDTIGFGVIGAGAFARGVMIPKMKKMKDVSLTGIISKGGLSAQAAGKRFGFGYATSKTEDVLGDSETQAVFIATRHDSHAELVTQSLKAGKHVIVEKPLALTSEQLDSVEKTARDSGKVLMVGFNRRFSPFTEALMDTFSPVTGPKQVIVRVNAGFIPGDNWQHDSSIGGGRLLGEVCHFTDLAVGLVGHSVETIQTTRGAGQDNYNITLTFTDGSIASVVYTSEGDTRFSKERIEMYGGGMVGVIDNFRKGFIVKGGKTRKVRATSWWKALLTGGQDKGHGAELRSFIDAVKGDAPLSVSLDDFLHSSRVVLAAAESLKTGEPVKL, via the coding sequence ATGAAACAAGTTGTTCAGCAAATCCGTACAGGTAAAACAGAACTTGCAGATGTTCCTCCGCCAAGCCTCGGCCGTGGTGAAGTTCTTGTGGCGACAGAAGCGTCGCTTATTAGTGCAGGAACAGAGAAAATGCTGATCGATTTTGCAAACAAGAGCGCGCTTGGTAAAGCCAAAGAGCGTCCAGACCTTGTGAGTAAAGTGGTTGATAAAATGCAACGTGATGGCCTGTTCAGCACAATGAACGCTGTGTACGCACAGCTTGAGCAGCCACTACCGCTTGGTTACAGTGCTGCTGGCCGCGTGATTGCCGTAAGTGAAGACATGAAACACCTTTACAAAGAAGGGGACCGTGTAGCCGTTGCGGGTGCTGGCCTTGCCAACCACGCTGAAATTAACGCCATTCCTAAAAATTTGGTTGTGCCAGTTCCTGAGAATGTAAGCTTTGAGCACGCCTCATTTGCAACGCTGACATCTATTGCTATGCACGGCTTTAGAAGTGCGAAGCCTCAACTTGGTGATACAATCCTTGTGATGGGTCTTGGTCTTGTGGGTCAGTTGGCTGCACAGATTGCCCGTGCTTCTGGTGCTAAAGTATTTGCTGTGGATTACGACAAAGGCCGTATTGATATTGCCAAAGAGTGCGGTATTGAAGCCGCTCACAGCCTAGAAGATGGCAACCTTGATGATAAAGTTTCAAGCTTCACAAAAGGCAAAGGTTTTGACAAAGTTCTTATCTGTGCAGCAACAGATAGCTCTCGCCCTATTGAGCAAGCTGCAACGTGGGCCCGTGACCGTGCAGATATCGTTCTGATCGGTAAAACAGGCACAACGCTTCCGCACCGTGACTTCATGCAAAAAGAGCTGAACTTCGTTGTGTCTCGTTCTTATGGTCCTGGTCGTTACGACCCGAACTACGAGCAAAAAGGTCAAGACTACCCAATCGGTTACGTACGTTGGACAGAGCGTGAAAACCTTGCAGAGGCGATCCGTCTCATGGAAACAGGTGATCTGAAAATTGCGCCTCTCATGAGCCACACATACCCAATTGAAGAAGCGGAAGAAGCTTACGAAGTTGTTGTGAACAAGAGCGTACCTCAGCTTGGTGTTGTACTCACTTACGGCCGTAGCGATAGCGCACGTAGCACACCTAAAGTAACGCTTCAGCCAACAGCTACTGCAACAGATACAATCGGCTTTGGTGTAATTGGTGCCGGTGCCTTTGCACGCGGTGTCATGATTCCAAAAATGAAGAAAATGAAAGACGTAAGCCTAACAGGGATTATCTCTAAGGGTGGCCTAAGCGCGCAAGCGGCAGGCAAGCGTTTTGGTTTTGGCTACGCAACAAGCAAAACAGAAGATGTGCTTGGTGATAGTGAAACACAAGCAGTATTTATCGCAACGCGTCATGATAGCCACGCAGAGCTTGTGACTCAGTCTCTTAAAGCTGGTAAGCATGTGATTGTTGAGAAGCCTCTGGCTCTCACATCTGAGCAGCTAGACAGCGTTGAGAAAACAGCGCGCGATAGCGGTAAAGTGCTGATGGTTGGTTTTAACCGTCGTTTCTCTCCATTTACAGAGGCACTTATGGATACATTTAGCCCCGTTACAGGCCCTAAGCAGGTGATTGTACGCGTAAATGCTGGCTTTATTCCGGGTGACAACTGGCAGCACGATAGCTCAATTGGTGGCGGTCGTCTGCTGGGTGAAGTCTGTCACTTTACAGACCTAGCCGTTGGCCTTGTTGGCCATAGTGTTGAGACGATTCAAACAACACGTGGTGCAGGCCAAGACAACTACAACATTACCCTCACATTTACAGACGGCAGTATCGCATCTGTGGTTTACACAAGTGAAGGGGACACACGCTTTAGTAAAGAGCGTATTGAAATGTACGGTGGCGGCATGGTTGGTGTCATTGATAACTTCAGAAAAGGCTTCATTGTTAAAGGCGGTAAAACACGTAAAGTACGTGCAACAAGCTGGTGGAAAGCTCTACTGACTGGTGGCCAAGATAAAGGTCACGGCGCTGAACTGCGTAGCTTTATTGATGCGGTTAAGGGGGATGCACCACTTTCAGTAAGTCTAGATGACTTCCTGCATAGCTCTCGCGTAGTACTCGCAGCTGCTGAAAGCTTAAAAACAGGCGAGCCTGTAAAACTCTAA
- the wecC gene encoding UDP-N-acetyl-D-mannosamine dehydrogenase → MANVSVIGLGYIGLPTAAVLGSHGHKVFGCDVNQETVDIINSGRAHVIEPDLDAAVESAVSSGAFKAFTTPQAADVYVIVVPTPFKGEEGGVPQPDMSYVESAANAISSLVKEDDLIILESTSPVGATRANVADVIEAARPELKDKLHYCYCPERVLPGQILTELIENDRVVGGLTPEAAVKAKAFYKTFVKGAVFETVAEQAELVKLTENTYRDINIAFANELSAICDEKGLNVWEVIQFANRHPRVNVHFPGPGVGGHCIAVDPWFIVSGAPETAKLTHLARNINDAKPAYVVEQILKGIEQTGTDTVALLGMAYKPDVDDLRESPSVEIAHLLKQKTDAKILIVEPYVDSMDGFDVVDTQAALKEAGVVAMLTNHKEFMGITLAELDGKAIVDTRGVWA, encoded by the coding sequence TTGGCAAACGTAAGCGTTATTGGTCTTGGGTATATTGGTCTTCCAACGGCAGCTGTATTGGGCAGCCATGGGCATAAAGTATTTGGCTGTGATGTCAACCAAGAGACCGTTGATATTATCAATAGTGGTCGTGCTCATGTGATTGAGCCAGACTTGGATGCAGCGGTTGAAAGCGCTGTGTCATCTGGTGCGTTTAAAGCCTTTACAACGCCACAAGCCGCAGATGTTTACGTGATTGTTGTGCCAACACCATTTAAAGGTGAAGAGGGCGGTGTACCTCAGCCAGATATGAGCTACGTAGAAAGCGCAGCGAATGCTATTAGTTCTCTGGTTAAAGAAGATGACCTGATTATTCTTGAATCAACAAGCCCTGTAGGTGCCACACGCGCAAATGTTGCTGACGTGATTGAAGCGGCGCGCCCAGAGCTGAAAGACAAGCTACATTACTGCTACTGCCCAGAGCGTGTTTTGCCGGGGCAAATTCTAACGGAACTGATTGAAAATGACCGCGTGGTTGGTGGCCTTACACCAGAAGCGGCTGTTAAAGCCAAAGCGTTCTATAAAACATTTGTAAAAGGTGCTGTGTTTGAAACGGTTGCTGAGCAAGCTGAACTTGTGAAGCTGACTGAAAACACATACCGAGACATCAACATTGCTTTCGCTAATGAACTGAGTGCCATTTGTGATGAGAAGGGCCTGAACGTGTGGGAAGTGATTCAGTTTGCGAACCGTCACCCGCGTGTGAATGTGCACTTCCCAGGGCCAGGCGTTGGCGGACACTGCATTGCCGTAGACCCTTGGTTTATTGTTTCTGGCGCACCAGAAACAGCTAAACTTACGCACCTTGCGCGTAACATTAACGATGCCAAACCTGCCTACGTGGTAGAGCAAATCCTGAAAGGGATTGAGCAAACAGGCACAGATACTGTCGCTCTACTTGGTATGGCTTACAAGCCTGATGTAGATGACCTGCGTGAATCTCCAAGTGTAGAAATTGCGCACCTTCTTAAACAGAAGACAGATGCTAAAATTTTGATTGTTGAACCATACGTTGACAGCATGGACGGCTTTGATGTGGTGGATACGCAAGCTGCTCTTAAAGAGGCAGGCGTGGTTGCCATGCTTACAAACCATAAAGAGTTTATGGGAATTACACTTGCTGAGCTAGACGGTAAAGCTATTGTAGATACACGAGGAGTATGGGCATGA
- a CDS encoding phosphatidylglycerophosphatase A, protein MRDSLNRLFNMKGRQEKYKVEPLPYPYPHAGFWLATWFGSGHLPLSGTAGTVASLPFIWLIYTFGGVGALAIFTLLSFVVGVWACRVVEEHTNIHDHKSVVIDEVFGMAMVVLTFPWLGLGEAWHWLLAFVLFRFFDMVKPPPISWMDEKFEGPWGVMLDDGVAALFAIVVLWFAFG, encoded by the coding sequence ATGAGAGACTCTTTAAACCGTCTGTTTAATATGAAAGGCAGGCAGGAAAAATACAAAGTAGAACCTTTGCCGTATCCTTACCCGCATGCAGGCTTTTGGCTTGCCACTTGGTTTGGTTCTGGGCATCTGCCACTTTCTGGTACTGCTGGTACGGTGGCAAGCTTGCCGTTCATTTGGCTTATTTACACCTTTGGTGGCGTAGGGGCGCTGGCTATCTTTACGCTGTTGAGCTTTGTGGTGGGCGTATGGGCTTGCCGTGTGGTGGAAGAGCATACAAACATTCATGACCATAAAAGTGTCGTGATTGATGAAGTGTTTGGTATGGCCATGGTGGTGCTCACATTCCCTTGGCTCGGCCTTGGTGAAGCATGGCATTGGCTTCTCGCTTTTGTGCTGTTCCGCTTTTTTGACATGGTGAAACCGCCACCCATCAGCTGGATGGATGAAAAATTTGAAGGCCCGTGGGGCGTAATGCTGGATGACGGTGTTGCCGCTCTATTTGCCATAGTTGTGCTGTGGTTTGCCTTTGGATAA
- a CDS encoding YqgE/AlgH family protein gives MNNGIITNFTGHLLLATDSLKYSYFEKAVIFICSHNNEEGAMGLVLNSPLPATNFENLCDDLDIEQISNASPTILSGGPVEPNRGFVLHGTDYNHKLTVPVTDDIMLSATTDVIEATAKGTGPVSQNLCLGYSGWEPGQLESEIFEDSWMLVPASRALLFETPIEHRYEAAMASVGLVGSSMMTSALA, from the coding sequence ATGAATAACGGCATCATTACTAACTTTACTGGTCATCTGTTACTTGCAACGGATTCTCTTAAGTACTCATATTTTGAGAAAGCTGTGATCTTTATTTGTTCCCATAACAATGAAGAAGGCGCAATGGGACTTGTTCTCAACTCCCCTCTTCCAGCAACGAATTTTGAAAATCTCTGTGATGATCTTGATATCGAACAAATCAGCAATGCATCACCAACCATTCTTTCTGGTGGCCCTGTAGAGCCAAACCGCGGGTTTGTTCTGCATGGTACAGATTACAATCACAAGCTTACTGTTCCAGTAACAGATGACATTATGCTCAGCGCAACAACAGATGTGATTGAAGCCACAGCCAAAGGCACAGGCCCTGTAAGCCAAAACCTTTGCCTAGGTTACAGTGGCTGGGAGCCTGGCCAGCTTGAGTCTGAAATTTTTGAAGATAGCTGGATGCTTGTACCAGCAAGCCGCGCGCTTCTGTTTGAAACACCAATTGAGCACCGCTACGAAGCAGCTATGGCGTCTGTTGGGCTTGTTGGTTCATCGATGATGACTTCTGCGCTGGCTTAG